ACCCTGTGATGCTGAAACAGGTGAGAAAATGGTTATGGTGGTCAGGTATGTGGATCAGAGGATATAAAAAGAATGCCACTCTGTTTAAGAGGgctaatgctttttttaaaaaacgcttCTCAGCAAGTCATCTTCTACAAGGATATTGGGAGGAACTTAGGATGGATGcttaaatattgttgttatttaatcATTTATATCCTGTATTTTTTTACATTGAGACTCAATATGGCTTACAAAAAATTAagacaaatataattttaaaaatatatacattttaaatttaatcaGTACCTAGAATTCAAACTCTAAAAcaaatcctttaaaaaacaaaagatatatacttattattactgtttattcATTACTAAAAGAGACAAAATATGGAATATGCACTGAAGGATTTTGCCCAAACACTGGTAAGCCAGTTCCAAAGGGAAGAACTGTTATTACACTAGTAGCGAAAAGACTAAAAAATCTCCAGGACTGTAGTCAttgtaactttatttttttaatccaatTAGTACTTCTCTGAGTGGAttacaaaaaaaatgaaagaataaaataaactgcTATAAAATGTAGTAGATTTTAAAGAAAAGTCTATAGGAGAAGGACAGAAAAACCACCAtaaaatctgaaatgcttggtaGGAAAAGAAGGTCTTTGCCTGGTGTTGAAAAGGTAACAGTATGGTTGCTTCCTTAAGTAGGAGTGTACAGCTGAGATGCCCCCCTATTTTATAGCCACCCAGCTGACTTCCTTTGGTGGTgtcacccaacagatggcctctAAAGGTGAACTAAAAAAGAGGAAAGGTCATATTGATTCAGTCCTGATTTGTAATTTAACAACttttgttttgaactaactgGTTTCCAAGCCTTTTCCAAAGGTAGGCCCACAACAGTGCTACTCAGGCTATATGAATACCAGTGCTACTCAGACTGGTTGTCCATGGATTGGTGCCAGTCTGCGAgccattggctaccagtccatggagagtttccaggaaagaaagatatttttggcaatggacacaaatatacTACCAGTTCCTGCCACATTGGGGTGGGAGGGAATGCCAACCCCCTCATCAGAGAGCATGAGAACCACTACCACATAACAAAACACTGCTGTAATCCACCCAAGAAAACACGTAGCTCTCTTTGTTTAGAAAGAACCATCAATGTGATATCAGCTTGAGTTAATAAACACTTCCTGTCATTGAGGCCACCTGTGCAACAAGTGACATTGATATATCTAGGAGTACCCCTAaacaaggagccagcatggcatagtggtttcagtgctggactacaactctggagaccagggttcgattcctgctcagccatgaaacccattaggtgatcttgggcaagtcatgtgccTTTAgcattcaggggaaggcaatggcaaacttctgaacaaaaccccatgatagggtcaccttaggtttgccataagttggaaggcacagaacaacaaaaaccccaaacaactGTGATCTGAAGGGGGTATAACCATCTGCAGAAGAGTTAGGACACCAGTCAGCTGGAGCAATGAACCACCCAGTAACAGAACCTTCATCTGGACTgagtccattttttttaaatagaagaaaatatgaaaactacaactttgaagaccagggcCCAAATACctacccagccatggaaatccactgggtgacttggggcaagtcacactttctcagccttagaggaaggcagagggcaaatcccctctgaataaatcttgccaagaaaaccctataataggttttccttagggttgccataagatcgaaatgacttgaaggcacacaaaagcaaatAAACTTATATGGGGCTTTACAAACTAACAAATACATTCTGCTGTAAGCTTTCTGAGATGTGGTTGCTTTTCCATGTGATCATTCACTTTTCATTTTCCAACAGACCCCTGTGCTGCCCCCTACAATCACAGACCAAATCCGGCTGTGGGAGCTGGAGCGGGACAGACTGCGCTTCTCTGAGGGTGAGCATATGGGCAGGAAAGGGGGATCAATACTGAAAAATGCATTATGCCATAGGCATTTTGAGGGATTGTTGCTTTGCCCTGTATTCATATACATCAGTATCCTAGTGAGGAGGTAGGGGTGGGAAGAATATTTGCTATTATTTGTTTCTTGGCtgaaaatgggtttcctgacacttgggAAACCCACTCAGGAAGAATAATACAGTGATGAGAATTTCACATTTTTCACCTGGTTTTTTCACATCTCTCAGtgtttggggaaattattctgtACAGCAGTACACGTTGATGTTTTTGTAGCATTTTCTGCAAGCAAGCACACACCTCCACTGTTTCCATACatatatgaattttattttatttttttgaaggttgctgttttttgtgtaaaaacagcaatcttgcaaaaaaaatagtgacattgttttttggtgttttcttttttgaacAAGATTTCTGCTTTCTGTGTAAGGTTTTTGCTATGTGAGATTGCTAGGgcttgcatagaaaacagcataaaAATACCTGTGGGGCTCTAGAAACTGGCATTTAAAcacatgtttaaaaaacacatgcatgtgtgtgtctgtgtacgcTTTAATCTCTCCCCTTGGCCAACTCATTTTTCATACACCCAAACACATGTATTTCTGTACAGACTAGTTTCCTGAAACACTTTGGGATGGACTTTTGTCTTTTCTGCAGAGGGGAATGAATTGGGAATTTTTTTGTCCTCACTTATGAGAAATAGAAGATGGTTTACAGCCGACTGGTGTTTTGCCAgatcctttcctctcttcttgactgatcccccttcctttcttctcgtCTTTGTCTTTGTGCTTTGTCTTGTTTGCCTCTTCTATCTGCAGCTGTCCATTggttatttctgttttttccttctcttctctaatCTTCTActgcagtgattcccagactttagtcctccaggtgttttggactagaactcccagaagtcccagctaacttggccaaccatcaggaattctaggagctgaagtccaaaacatctgaagggcctaAGTTTGGGAATCACAATTCTACTGCCTTTGGTCTTTTTTAAACACATGTTTAAaaacacatgcatgtgtgtgtctgtttagACTTACTCCAAACTCTCCTCTTAACTGACGCAAACTTGGTGCATAATCCTCTACACTTTATAACCATCTGGCTTAAAAGTGTCTTTCATTTCAtcgctcaccccatcatacacgcctttaattcttcttttttcttcattgcttctcttttctcttgcTGTAATTGTGGTCTTtgctttatatcccacctctcccattcTTGGTCCTCTCCATGCTGCCTTTGAGCCATGCCTTTCCCTTTCTCGTGCCCATCTATGCTTGTgtacttttcttcttcctggaTCACTTCTTCTTGAGTTTCCCTCCTCCACCACCCTCTCAACTGTGTTTTTACTCTCCTCTATCCCAGGTGTTCTCTACAACCAGTTCCTGTCCCAGGTGGATTTTGAGCTGTTGCGTGATCATGCGAGGGAACTTGGGGTGCTTGTTTTTGAGAACCCTTCCAAGCGTCTCATGGTGGTGACGCCTGCTGGTCACTCAGATGTCAAACGCTTCTGGAAGCGGCAGAAACACAGTTCCTGAGGGCAGTTGCTACCTTCAAGATAGATGCTGAAAGCTTGAGACGGTGAACAAGTGGTTATATCATTTTGCCCAATAACTCTGGATGGCTAACAAAGACATGGAAATAAAGAAGAAGTCTTAACTGATTACTCCTCTTCAGCCAAATAGAAGTTAAGAATAATGTGAAACCCCTCTGGGGGTTTTCCAGTAAGAGAGCGGTTAAATTCTTTTTTGTCTTCTGGAAATTCTCTCGGAAAGGAAAGGAACGGAACAACATGAGCGAGTGTGCACAAACTTTCAGAAAATTTGAAATGGGTAAATGACGCAAATGGCTTCCTCTTCTAGATGTAGCTTCTTGGGACTAGTGAATGACTTGAACAGAAGATAATGCTGGATTATTACAAATACTTATCCACTTGTGTGGATAGGAGTCTGTTGACTCTTGGTGTATGAGAGGCATGTGAgaataataatttttcaaaatattgatGAACAGTGACATCTGTATTTTTCTCCTCCAGATATTCATAGTG
This window of the Sceloporus undulatus isolate JIND9_A2432 ecotype Alabama unplaced genomic scaffold, SceUnd_v1.1 scaffold_1709, whole genome shotgun sequence genome carries:
- the LOC121917921 gene encoding general transcription factor IIH subunit 4-like — translated: MLKQTPVLPPTITDQIRLWELERDRLRFSEGVLYNQFLSQVDFELLRDHARELGVLVFENPSKRLMVVTPAGHSDVKRFWKRQKHSS